In the genome of Cetobacterium ceti, one region contains:
- a CDS encoding ANTAR domain-containing response regulator, whose amino-acid sequence MKIKVVIAEDETLTRMDLIEILEDNDYEVVGEASDGLEAIDIINEKKPDLVLLDVKMPLMTGLQVAKVLKENRFDGCVVMLTAYNIKDYINKATENSASGYLLKPIDEGIFLSHLKLIYSKFLELKNLKDEMCKTKKKLEERKILEKAKGILMAKHKWDEGKAYEFMRNLSMEKRITMGKLSEIIVTVGGVS is encoded by the coding sequence ATGAAAATAAAAGTTGTAATAGCTGAGGATGAAACTTTAACAAGAATGGATTTAATAGAGATTCTAGAGGATAATGATTATGAAGTGGTGGGAGAAGCTTCTGATGGCTTAGAAGCAATTGATATTATAAATGAAAAAAAACCAGATTTAGTTTTACTAGATGTTAAAATGCCTTTGATGACAGGGCTTCAAGTTGCAAAGGTTCTAAAGGAAAATAGATTTGATGGTTGTGTGGTAATGTTAACAGCATATAATATTAAAGATTATATAAACAAGGCTACTGAAAATTCAGCTTCGGGGTATTTATTAAAACCCATTGATGAAGGGATATTTTTATCCCATTTAAAATTAATTTATTCAAAATTTTTAGAGTTAAAAAATTTAAAAGATGAAATGTGTAAAACTAAAAAAAAGTTAGAAGAGAGAAAGATTTTAGAAAAGGCTAAGGGAATCCTAATGGCAAAACATAAATGGGATGAAGGAAAAGCCTATGAATTTATGAGAAATTTAAGTATGGAAAAAAGAATTACCATGGGAAAATTAAGTGAGATAATTGTAACCGTAGGTGGAGTTTC